In Anolis carolinensis isolate JA03-04 chromosome 4, rAnoCar3.1.pri, whole genome shotgun sequence, the genomic window AGCAAATGCAGaagcagcttccttgcagaggctTTCTGGTGATATCACTTCTCCTGGTCACATAACTGGGTGGCCTATTGTGACCTCAACAGAAGCGACATGGCCAGCAAGTCTCAGCAAGGGAGCTACTTAGCATAGCATGGATCTGTTGGAGTTTTGAACTCTGGATAGGGTCAGATCCAGCCCAATCGAGCTGTCTACACTTCCAAAAAACCGAGATCACGCTGGAGTTTTCTGGAAGCTGCACATAAATCCTGTTTCCCATTATTTTTGGGAATCCATTATATGTTGTGAGGCCTCCCTGTGGCAGTTGAAAGGTGAGCCCATTTGGGCCATGTAGATACAGCCATAGTTATGCTGTTGGAATCCTTGTACAAGCGGAGACAACTGTATGGCTGTTGCTGAATAATGCCATTATGCCATGAGTCCCATTTCATGACTGGCCTCTTTGTGCAACGGGAAACTTTGCATGGTTTCCTGATGTGCATCAATGTAATTCACTAGAAAGTTGTGCATCTTGTAAGAGATGTAGCTGTGCTATTGCAAAGTTATACATTTTTTGCATAAATTTAGTGGTTTTTAAATAACTCTTTTCACACAAAAAACACTGTTTTCAGAGAACCAGGAGTCTCATTGCCTGTTTTTTGTATGCTCCCTTCTCCATAATGTATTTATTCACAGAATAATTTCCCAGCACTCGTCAAAATCTATAAACATCAAATGAAAACTGCAGGAATCTCTTGTCAGTGCGTTATTCTATCCCAACAGGGTTTCCTGAATATTAGGGAAATATTTTTTCagccaggaaataaataaattggttttttccccccatttttaCTCATCCAGAGACATTCAATAGGTACAAGGTACTCATGaggtgttttttttcttcttcccagaagGCTGGTCTAGGAAGATCTGGAAGATGATAAAATATTATTCCATATCAGGTTTTAGTACTGTTCTATTATCGGGGCAGAGGCCAAGAAggacagtccattttatggggtgaACAGTGGGTTGAAGgcgtaaaaccatttccccttatTTTTTTGATATTCTCTCCACCCATGTTGCTGTCGTCGAAACAACCGTCATTTATGACATGGGAAATGGGGTGGGAGATAACCAGCgaaatgggaaaaatatttttcctcCATCCACCCCTCCTTCCCCCggtaaaatgaactatccttctctgtctagaccCACTTTTGgagtctgcccagataatggaacaggcAGGGAAAACTATTGAGATGAACAAAGGAGATTGCAGTAGTAGGAACTTTATGGTCTTCCAGATGCTGGTGTGCAATTCCTAGATATTTGCACCATTAGAAGAGCAGCATTCCAGCTCCTACTGTATACACCTGTATgtgaactaaaaaaaaatcattatttcaCACCCTCCATTTCTAATGTGATCTAGACAATTTTGCTATTCATTGACTAGCTATGAGTGCTGAAATTTTAAGTGCCCCTTGCAAGAAATATTTTCAACCCCACCCGAAACTTCAACTTCTGCCTTTAATTGATTAGCAAAAGAAAATAGGTATCTAAAACTAACCATTGCATAACCATTTGCAAGTCTTTATAACCAAAAGCTGTAACTGACTCAGAACTTTTGAACTAAATGAGGCTTTCTTAACAGGTCTGCAGAAAACACAGCTTCAAGCCTTGTTGGCAAATACATtccatctgtttttttttaagtgcttGCACCCATAAATTCCTTGACTTTTGTCTGGAATCCTGGATTTGAATGCTCATCTTCTGAATTCCACGTGCAGTGATGTCTACCTCATATAGCCTTGACATGGCCAAGGAAATCCTTTCTCCTCTGCTCACCAACTGATGGAAGAAAGGGTATTTTCTCTCCACTGTTGTATTCCCGCTGCAACACCCTCCTTGACAAGCAAAAAGCAATAACTGGATGGCCCCGTGACTCACAGCATCATTATCGCTGCTTCCCCCACCGCAGTTCCTGTCACAGGATAGCCTTCACagtaaaatattaaattgcctGAATGAAAAGTCAAAGTCTTTGGGAAATGCTCCAACTTTATCTTTGTCATGCCAAGTCCCTTGCAAGGGCATTTCTCTGAAGTTATAGGGAGATATGCGTGTCATGCTCCTGTCCATCCGGATAACTTTCTAGTTTGTGGCTCAGCTATACCTCAAAGGAGCCTACTTTCTGCAAAACAGGTGCGGTGGGAGGCAGCTCCACCAGCTCATTTGGGCAAAGATCCCCCTCAGCAAATCCACCATAAAGaatatataactacagtagagtctcacttatccaacactcgcttatccagtattctggattatccaatatatttttgtagtcaatgttttcaatatatcgtggtattttggtgctaaattcataaatacagtaattacaacataacattactgcgcattaaactactttttctgccaaatttgttgtctaacatgatgttttggtgcttcatttgtaaaatcataacctaatttgatgtttaataggtttttccttaatgcctccttattatccaacatattcacttatccaacactgtgccagcccgtttatgttggataagtgagactctactgtattataggcctgtgcaatcaatgaaaaaaatgtttcaatactcatttctAAATTAGGGGGTGCAGAGAATAGTttctgtttctaaaatattgttaggtgtctgtatcataactatgaTATAACAAATTCTTCATTACTTTTAGTTAAGTCATTGTGCAAGGGGGGCAGGGGAAATCTGGCCCCTTTTATACTGcctggcaggaaaagcacagtcaaaccacccccaacagatgcccaacaataacaacaataactacTGGGTAAATTTTGGAGTTTCTGCCTCTGAACTTTGCTTACCTTACaggattgattcaactcccaacaatccctttttatctagaaatccctttagagaatgaacatggagaaagaggaggaggaggaggaggcagaggcacAAGGTGgtaaacagaattctgggaaatgaagtttgggaaggcaaggacccacgtggcagagaattcaaaaggtcgcACCCTAAACTacttttctcagaattctgctcgcTTCCCATGTTAAAACGCTTGGGTTTCCCCTCTCCAagctggagaagttacttttaataTGGAGGTGCTGCATTTTAATATGGAGGTGCTGCATTGCCTCCAGATCAGCAGAGATTGAATTTTCCCATCTGGCCAGgaatccctccctccccctcgccACCCACTTTGGGGAAAAAGTAGAGCTTCTTCCTCCACTTCTGCCTCACTATCCACTTCAGGGCCTTTTGGGGGAACTAAACCCAATCCTTTTGCAGGAAAAGCAGTGCCTGCTATGAAAACCTGGAATCATTTGAAATACTTACATAACTCATCTGAAAGTCATAGTCAAAACaaagtcagtgttttgaatcttacgtTTTTTGCGTGGCCACCCCTcccatttcttaatattgcttCGAATGTACAAATCCAATGAATTAGATCTGAAAAACgaagttttgcacagccctaataactAAGTATCTGGCTCTTGAGTATTTTAACAGTTGCattgtttcttgatttcttttaGCCATTCTCCAAACAACTGacaatttttgtgtgttttactGCACTACGCAATAACCTGTATATTTGCAAGTAGACGTTCAAAAGGTCTTCTGCACCATACAGTGTCCTTTGATTTTTGTACCGCTATGATAATTTTCATATGCCTAGGAAATGCTCATCAGGTGTCAAAAGTTTACTACATCAGAAAGCAAGTAAAGGAACATATGAAAGTGTTTGCTGTGAATGCAGGGTTGGTTTTTTTACAATGGGAAGCAATTTTAATAGACCTTTCTGATTATGAAGACAAGAAGCAAATCAGATTACCAGCTCCGTACTACTTAGTCATGCAGTCCTTCATCATCTGCAGTGAATCAGAAGACACAGACACCTACCTCCGTTCACTTCTCAGTTTCAGTGGAATTACATATTGGGTAGAAGTATAATCCAAAAAAAGAATAACTTCATGCACTCCACATAAATAATTCAACTCTGATTCCCATCAGGCACTGCCATACTTGATTTTCAAGTATTTGTGACTGTTTAAGGCAGTGTAGATTTTCTCATAAATGTCCCGCTCAGGTAGAAAAATATGTCTTTGGGACTTAGAACTGATCCCAATCCATATTCAAATCTCTATAGAATAGGGAACGACTGTGCTTATTAATATCTTGTCCAACTCTGGTTAGACTATTTAGCAAACCAAAAAACCCTCCATGCCTAACTGATACTGGAAAGCGGTTGGTCATCCTTCTTAGAAGATGAAATGATTACTCATTGAAacacatgaacacacaaatagCAAAGGGTGACACTGCAGAAGTTATCAACCAATAAATTCATGAAGCAGTACAGTACATTTTCTGCTATGGATCCAAAGAGTCCTTTAAAAGTGCACACTATTAACTTGTCCCAAACATGTCATGATACATTCAAACCTAGGATTGGCTTTACCACTCACTTGAGATCTGgccttgcttcttcttcttcttcctcttctcattAGGAATGTGGATTGTAGTCCTCCTACATATTCCATACCAGGACACATTTATACAAATAATACCTTATGCTATCTTATCAGAACATACATCAGTAGTCAGCCCCATATAAGGGCTCTGAACACTAGGGAGGGGGGTGAAGTGCAAGAGAAACCTAACAAAGCTTTAGCTGTTTCATTGTTGTGTAGCTTTTAAACTTCAGTATTCCATGTATTTAAGAAAGACTGTGAGTGTTAAGGAATTGGGGAGAATTTGGGAGAACAATGGTTAGTGTCTTAACACTTCCTCATCTCCCCgcttctctctctcctccatttatcttttgtatatatgTGCTTGTGGGTGAAATAAGCAGAACTGGTCACCATATTTTACATTCTATACTGATAATACTCAGTTTATAACAGATATAATAAAGGGATAATCTAGCTACCCCATCCCTCATTTCTTTCACTTTACTTCTTCAGCAAACCATGAGAAGTGACTATCATCCTTGTCCCTAACTCCTGTTCCCATGCTGGGCATGAAGCTTTCTAAGAACCATTGTATTGACTAACTTGTTCGTGCTCTCATCACCACTCAGAGAAGGCCAGTGGGCATTGCTTTGGAAAGACAGACAAATAGGGCTTGTTAAGTGTAGATACTAAAGATGCCTGTGAAAGGTGTAATTGCAAGAGTTTTTAAATGCAAGTTAGTTTGTACTGTACATAGCCCTCCTTAGATAAGACTGTCTCATTGGATACAAGAACCCTGGTTGCAGGTTAAAAATGACCAAGTTTGACCGCCATGGTAGCAACGTCAACTTTTTTTCCTGTGGATGAAAGCCTTGCTGCAATGGTAGGTCTTGGACAcaggtttcattttttttgtccaaagAGTTTTCATAGCAAATTCAGAATTTAAATCCCCATCACCTAAAAGGGGACACTCTGAAGCACCCTGTGAAAGTGATAGACAGTGATCATACTTCTGTACTAAAAGCCCTCGGGTTTGTAAAGGTCTCGCGTATGATGCAGTGGTGAGTCACCGGGTAACTCTGGAAGGTTGCCATTTTGATAGGCAGTCCCATTTCCTTGCAGCACATGGGTGTGTAGGTGATCCTCTCGCCCCCGTTCCGCACCATGTCAGCGGTCCGTATATAAAAGGGGGAGCCAGAGGGAGAGCAGGTTGGGCAATAGTTCCGAATGCCCTGCTTGTTAAGCTCATGAGGTGGAAAGGAGGGGTTGCCCTGCCCGTCCATGATACGAGAGTTGCAAGCGTTGCACATGACATAGTGGGAATGGGGGGGAAGGTcagtctccccctccccctcctcctcctcctcttcctcctcttcctcttcatcaGATTCATCTTTCTTGCAGCAGTAATACTAAAAGGGGGGAAACGCCTTAGGTTAGTTCACAAAAATGCAATTtacaaaaaatacatatatttgtatataacaTGCCTTAGATTGTAAAAATAATTTCTTCTACTTCAATGTTGCCgttttaaaacaatatcataagGGAGGCCAATATTATTATCCAGATGCTGTAGACTGATGCGGCTCTAAAGAACAACGGCTTCACTAAGGccacttaccacttcatcacatagagACTTTTAAAcatcctagcatgctgccagaATGCTTCCTTGACAGAGCCCGCCAGACGGCATCACACCACCGAAGACTACTTCCAGCAGAGCTCCATCAAAGTAGCATTCTGGCAGCATGCTAGGAATGTTCCCCTGAGAACATTGGAGATTTCCCATGTTTTCATTAAGAATAGGGGGAATGCCGTGCAGCGACACTTCTCCCGTGGGATAAGGTAAGGGGCACAGCGGGTGATGCAGGGTGCAGGGCAACTGTTTCCCCCATTGTCCGCTGGATTTGACAGGCTGCAActgcccaacttgttgacctcagtgtgatgaggtccttagtctcttAGGATCTGAGGACTTCCATCATCGTTTAcacttctaaatacagtagagtctcacttatccaacataaacgggctggcagaatgttggataagcgaatatgttggataataaggaggcattaaggaaaagcctattaaacatcaaattaggttatgattttacaaatgaagcaccaaaacatcatgttagacaacaaatttggcagaaaaagtagttctatatgcagtaatcctatgtagtaattactgtatttatgaatttagcaccaaaatatcacaatatattgaaaacattgactccaaaaatgcgttggataatccagaacgttggataagcgagtgttggataagtgagactctactgtattgcaccaGCAATAACTGAAGCCGAGCTCGTTAATGTATCCAACAATCACAACTTActctttaattacagtagagtctcacttatccaacactcacttatgcaacgttctggattatccaatgcatttttgtagtcaatgttttcaatatagcgtgatattttggtgctaaattcgtaaatacagtaattactacatggcattactgtgtattgaactactttttctgtcaattgctgtataacatgatgttttggtgcttaatttgtaaaatcataatctgatttgatttttaataggcttttccttaattcctccttattatccaacatatttgcttatccaacgttctgctggcccatttatgttggataagtgagactctactgtactttgattccCTTCCAGGGAATCAAGTATTGCACTTGGATTGAAGATAATCCAAGAATTCACTTTAAAAGCTATAATTTCCGTTGTCGTGGAGTTGTTATATTGTAAAACATGTAGGGGGTGTCTATGAAGGTTTTCAACATAATGATTGAGCAGCCCTTCAATAACAGCCACCTTTTCCATTTACCTTCACTAATTTCTACCAACTTACCCACCCTAACTCAGTTTTCATAATAAAGCACCTGCCCCTCCCAAACCAAAATCCATGTCAAATTTGGCACCTTTAATAACACAATGCCAAAAAGTTAAATTATGAGATCACGTTTTTTCCTAAGTTTAAGGAAGTCACTTCGGAACATGTTTCTGACTTTCCATTGACTTTCCATTTTTTGTTGAATAACAAATTCTAGAAGAGCATGATCATTCACACTTGAGTAACCCACCACTTCCATCCCATttatatgggcccttccacagaggaCTAAAATCCATGACGAAGCGGGTTTAAATAACCCGCTTTGGTGCAGGTTTCAGTCCACACCTACCCACCCAAACACAGACTTTCCTGGGGGGGGGCTACAAATCAGGATGGCAAGAAGCCATCCCCAAGCCCCCAATTTAGCTCCTAAAACTTACTCCTGGCATGAGAAAACAATGTGCCAGGAGATGCACCAGGAGGACTCAAGGAGAGGCTTTATGATGGTGGGGGACCTTTTCAAGTTTTAAGGGCTAAATTGGAGGGCACCTTCCCACACCTTTGGGAACCCAAAAGGTGGGgagtggcagtggagactcacccCTAGGTTGTCCTggaagtgagtccccacaggggcCTTTAAAGAAgcccggatctaatggggtagctaattaattcagaacaaaccaaggaaactttggtttgttctgaattaatttgcttttactggaggtattgtttggatgcctccagtaaaatccGAGACAGGTCCCGGttttagggcctgtctggatgggcccttaaatTATCACTGTTGATTAGGATCAGATCTAAAATAGCAAATCTCCTTGTtgctcttctaccttctggacaatgAAATTATCTGCAGAGCAAATGGTCAATTTGTTGGACCTGATATTCTTGGCAAATGTTGTCTTCCAATAAATATAAGGATAGTTGAAAATTCCCATCACTACTACATCACTCTTTTCTGAATGTGTCATCATTTGTTCTAGAAAGGCatcatccaagtcttcagttggaAATTTGTAATAGAACCCCACAATATTGTCCCTGTTGTCTCTTTCCTCTTTAATTTTTTACCCAGATACTCTCAACCTGGATTTACATTCTGGACTACACACAGGTGTAAACATCCTTAATATACATGGCTCCTTTCCGTTTGGTCTATTTCTCAGAAATAGGTTTTAACCCTCTATTATTACATTCCAATCATGAGACTGGACCTCTTTTTCTGAGCACATGGCAAGCCCCTGAGTCTTccattttgttcttctcctgtgaacaTGGAGATTCAAGGTGTCTGCTGTGAACAGGATAGCTAGGCCCTATTTTACTTTCCTATCTAGTAATGTCTTTAAATAAAGTCTTTATAACTTTTAAAATTTGACTCTGCTCTTAAATTGCTTCAACTTAATCGCTCTACTGCTGACACTAGAAGCATCTCATCTGCTGAACTACTGCTATTACTGTTGTTACTACTTtactatttttactatttttaaatcCCCCCTCCAACAATAACTCTGTTTAAAGCCTTTCTGATCGGGTTTGTGAGACTCTTAGCAAAACTGTTTCTGCCAATTGCTGAGTGATGCGTCTCTCCTCCTGCCAGAAGTTCAGCTTTATTAACCTTCAAGCCATGCATAGTCTATGAAGCTAAATCATTCCCAGCAGCACCACCCATGAAGTTAGTTATTCTCttatccttctctcccttcctggattTTGTCCTTGAACTGGGAGGAGAGACAAAATGACAGCCTGTGCTTCAAGGACCTTCAGTTTCTTACCTATAGCCTCATAATCCCATGTGATCTCCTGAAGCCTATACCTTGGTTGTCATATGGAccaaaaggaagagataacagTCTGTGGGCTTGCAAGCCTTCTTAGCTTCTGTGTTACATCGCAAATTGAAGAAGGGAACTgaattgcttcttggcagggggttggactggatggcccatgaggtctcttccaacgatatgattctatgaattatatGAACATAGTTCCTTACCTGTAGCCTACAATAGCAGAGAACAGCGATTATACACAGTAAGATTACTGTTGCTAGTATTCCGCCAGTGATTACAACAGTTCCTGCTGTCATCCGACCGATTCTCCATCAAACTCTACAAAAACATCAGAGATAACCAGTTAAACTCAAGGTATTCTAATAACAATTTTGGGACCCTCCCTACTATTTCAGCCTCTCCACTCTTTACTCAGTGTTCCTTGTACTCCTTTCTTTTTCAGCCTTTAAGTTTTATATGCCCCCATTAATACTTCTGCAACCCTTGCGGCTGGCTTAATCTTCCAGCATCTTCACCCACAACACACACACTTTTGCTAGGATGGTTGTGCCTTGGCTGCATAGAGCTCTCCAGTAAGGAAAAGAGTGTACTGATTTTAATACAGGTTAtcatctcaaaaatatttttaaatttttatttgctTATGGCTATCAGGTCCAGTTTTCAACTCACCAAAGCATCCCATGACTTACTCTGAGATCCTGTTCTAGGGTTATCTTTGTAAGAAGGGGAAGTTTCCATTGCCCTCCTCTTATGCTGAGAGAATGTCAACAATCAAGTCCTCCCAACCTAAATAtcgattcaaaccctggtctcacaGAGTATTAGTGTAACTGCAAGCATTACGAGTCTTAGTCCAACTGCAAGCATTATGAAATATACAGGCAAATAAAATGAAAGGCAATGCAGATTTGAAATGATTAAGGGAACTTACGTTCAGTGAAGAGTATGTTGGACCTGCAAGACAGAACAGAAATAAAGCTGTTGTGTTTTTATGCTGCTCATCCCACAATGACCTACAatctcatcacatgggcaaaattgcctATCCTATGACATTTTCCTTTCAGTTCAGGGATAGAGCCCACCAGATCCCATCAGATGACATAggtctacttctggcagggctccatccctGAACAGAAGTAAAAAGTGTCATAGGGGCTGCAATGGCGCaacaagttaaaccactgagctactgaacggaatgttggcagttcgaatctcgggatgggggtgagctcctgctattagccccagcttctgccaacctagcagatcgaaaacatgcaaatgtgagtagatcaataggtactgcctcggcgggaaggtaaatggCATTCCatacaatcatgccggccacatgatctaggaggtatctatggacaacatatgttgttattattattattattattattattattattattattattattattattattttattatgacacagcaaacaagatatgctggatttcatatcacaaaatcacaagtcgaacacttcccaagtgtctaggactgtatgatgtattttcggatgatgcgtgcagatcccagcagggtggccttttgcagttggcagatcgtaattttgtcaatgtctattgtttccaaatgccggctgagatcttttggcacggcacccagtgtgccaatcaccactgggaccacctacactggtttctgccagagtctttgaagttcaatcttgaggtcctgatagcggctgagtttttcctgttatttttcgtcaatgtgactgtcacctgggatggcaacatcaatgatccaaacctttttcttttcaacaactgtgatgtctggtgtgttgtgttccagaactttgtcagtctggattcggaagtcccacagtatctttgcgtgctcattctccaatacttttgcaggtttgtgatcccaccgattctttgctgctgggaggtggtacttgaggcataagttccaatggatcatttgggccacatagttgtgcctctgtttgtagtctgtctgtgcaattttcttacatcagctgaggagatgatcaatggtttcatcggtttccttgcacagtctgcattttgggtcatcagctgatttttcgatcttggcctgaattgcctttgtcctaatggcttgctcctgggctgcaaggatcaggccttctgtctccttcttcagggtcccattcgtgagccatagccaggtcttctccttatcagcttttccttcaattttgtcaaggaactttccatgcaatgttttgttgtgccagctgtcagctctagtttgtagtgtggttttcttgtactggttttttgtctgctgtgctttgaggagtttctgattttattattattattattattattattattattattattattattattactactactactactactactactactagaggGAATAGCAAGAACACAGGAGGTTTCCCGTGTTCTCATAGAGAAGAATAGTGGGGAAGCCAGACGGCAATGTTTCCTcccatgggataaggtaaggAGTGATGCGGGGCACTGGGTTCCCCATGTTGCCCACCAGCTTTGCCATGGTGCATGGTGAATCTCACCACTTTTCCCTGCAATTTTGTCCTCAATTTGATAAGGTCCTTAGAATATTGAGGCCCAAACATTATGGGAAGGAGATGGGAGGAATAAAAACttgcaaccctatgattctatgaaaatgtgagAAGGTGGAGACAACCAATTGGCCCTGACATGCCAATTATTACCTGGGTGAGTGGAGGGAAGAAGGTGGTGGAGGCAGGCAGTAAATGGCTTCAAGGAGGGCAGGGAAGGAATTGTAGGAAAAGATTGAAGTAAACCAGGAAGAGTCTAACCATGGAATTGGAGAATAACTTGGGCCTATTAAGCTTGGTTCTTACACTTGCAACCAGAAGGAAGAATTGAGAGAAAACTGTGGGCTTTAAGCCAGTTCTGTTTATTGGACACATTTTTGTGAAAGAGTTCCCACTTTGAGAAAGCTAGCTGTGTTACTTGAAGGAGAAGCGTGGGAGGGAGCTCTGGCAACATGTCCATGACAAGGTCTACCAAGAACTctgtaaatattttgtttttccaaTAAACATAAGGAATCGGGGAAAGTGTTGAACCCTTACATCCTCGGGAACACAGAGAAGATAGGGGAGATTAAATCTATAGGAAGGGACTTGGTGGCAGCACTACTGGTGGCAGCACTACTGCTACCACTACACTGGGAAGAGGTAACAAGTTCAAATAGAGCTCAGCACTTTCATCACAGCACTTTTGTCGAAAAATCACCATATCATCCAATTGCTTTTGTAGTAGTAAAAATGAAGGAGTAATAAATGAATAGAAACTTGCTGCTTTTTATGAGACTCAGCAACTACCCGGCATTTCCAAAAACTTTTCGTGTCatttctacgcagatgacactcaactctactactctttttcaccacactccaaggaagctccccggatcctaaaccagtgtctgacaGTTGTGATTGACTgcatgagggccaacaagctaaaacttaattcagacaagacaggggtcctcctggtcagtcgtggggccGATCGGGTATAGGGTAGCAACCTGTGTTCAACAGGGTCACAGTCCCCCTGAAACCATAGGTCCGCAGTCTGACAGTCCTCCTagactcagcgctgatgcttgatgtCCAGGTGTCAGCGGtagctgggagggccttcgcacaattaaaacttgtgttccagctgcgaccgtaccttgaaaagcctgacttggccacggtggtccacaccttagttacatctagaatggattactgcaatgcactctatgtgggactgtCTTTTAAGACGGCTCAGAAACTGCAGTTTGTGCAATGGTCAGTGGCCAGATAACTAACTggggctggttatagggagcacaccctgactctattaaagcagctccacttggTTGCCGATGAGTTTCCGGATCCAATTCAAAGTggaggttatcacctataaagccttttacgcttcgggtccaacctataTTTGAGAGCACATCTCTATGAACCGGCACAGGTTCGAAGATCTACCAGGTTCAAAGATCTACCTCTGTCTCAAGTGTGGT contains:
- the LOC100564981 gene encoding protein FAM163A; this encodes MTAGTVVITGGILATVILLCIIAVLCYCRLQYYCCKKDESDEEEEEEEEEEEGEGETDLPPHSHYVMCNACNSRIMDGQGNPSFPPHELNKQGIRNYCPTCSPSGSPFYIRTADMVRNGGERITYTPMCCKEMGLPIKMATFQSYPVTHHCIIRETFTNPRAFSTEV